In one Cervus elaphus chromosome 9, mCerEla1.1, whole genome shotgun sequence genomic region, the following are encoded:
- the LOC122700236 gene encoding LOW QUALITY PROTEIN: protocadherin alpha-2-like (The sequence of the model RefSeq protein was modified relative to this genomic sequence to represent the inferred CDS: deleted 1 base in 1 codon) — MVSSKRRGVEVRHLFLLLLLLAVGEAGSGQVRYSVPEEAKHGTFVGRITQDLGLELAELVPRLFRVASKGRRDLLEVNLQNGILFVNSRIDREELCGRRAECSIHLEVIVDRPLQVFHVEVEVKDINDNPPAFPVAVKTIRFHESRLLDSRFPLEGAFDADIGVNALLTYKLSSSEFFFLDIQTNDELSQSLSLVLRKSLDREETAEINLLLVATDGGKPELTGTVQLLIKVLDVNDNEPTFDQSVYKIQLLENVANGTLVIKLNSSDADEGSNSEIVYSFSSDMSPNIKTKFNIDPSSGEIRTKGQLDYEDVKFYEIQVIAYDNGTPSMSGHCKISVKLVDINDNSPEVSITSLSLPIREDAPLGTVIALITVADRDYGANGQVTCTLIPQDLFKLVSTFKNYYSLVLDSVLDRESMANYEVVLTATDGGSPSLSTMASVSVEVADVNDNAPAFPQPEYTVFVKENNPPGCHIFTVSAWDADAQENALVSYSLVERRVGERALSSYVSVHAESGKVYALQPLDHEELELLQFQVSARDAGVPPLGSNVTLQVFVLDENDNAPALLPPGPGGGPSAVSQVVSKSVDAGHVVAKVRAVDADSGYNAWLSYELQPAAGGARSPFRVGLYSGEISTTRALDEADAPRQRLLVLVKDHGEPALTATATVLLSLEDSGQAPKASSRALSGAAGAETALVDVNVYLIVAICAVSSLLVLTLLLYTALRCSAPPSEGACGPVKPRLVCSSAVGSWSYSQERRQRCALGRGRPRPTSWPSVLVCLKVQAQRTKDNNSPNRNNSESHDSPTLTGVTLPP; from the exons ATGGTGTCTTCTAAGAGAAGGGGCGTGGAGGTCCGGCATCTGTTTCTGCTGCTTCTGCTCTTAGCTGTAGGTGAGGCTGGGAGCGGCCAGGTCCGCTACTCAGTCCCTGAGGAGGCCAAACACGGCACCTTCGTGGGCCGCATCACGCAGGACCTGGGACTGGAGCTGGCGGAGCTGGTGCCGCGCCTGTTCCGGGTGGCATCCAAAGGCCGCAGGGATCTTCTGGAAGTAAATCTGCAGAATGGCATTTTGTTCGTGAATTCTCGGATCGACAGGGAGGAGCTGTGCGGGCGGAGGGCGGAGTGCAGCATCCACCTGGAGGTGATCGTGGACCGGCCGTTGCAGGTGTTCCATGTGGAGGTGGAGGTGAAGGACATTAACGACAACCCGCCAGCATTTCCAGTGGCGGTAAAGACTATCCGTTTTCATGAATCGAGACTGCTTGACTCACGGTTTCCTCTAGAGGGGGCATTTGATGCAGATATCGGAGTAAATGCTCTTCTCACCTACAAGCTCAGCTCCAGTGAGTTTTTCTTTCTAGATATACAGACAAATGATGAACTAAGTCAGTCTTTGTCTCTTGTGCTGAGGAAATCTCTGGACAGAGAGGAAACTGCTGAAATTAATTTGTTACTAGTGGCTACTGATGGGGGCAAACCTGAGCTCACGGGCACCGTTCAGTTGCTTATTAAGGTATTAGATGTGAATGACAACGAGCCTACTTTTGACCAATCAGTTTACAAAATACAGCTGTTAGAGAACGTGGCAAACGGAACCTTGGTGATTAAATTAAATTCTTCTGATGCAGATGAAGGATCAAACAGTGAGATTGTGTATTCATTTAGTAGTGATATGTCTCCCAATATAAAGACCAAGTTCAATATAGATCCCAGCTCAGGGGAAATCAGAACTAAGGGACAATTAGATTATGAAGACGTGAAATTCTATGAGATTCAAGTTATTGCGTATGACAACGGGACTCCGTCAATGTCTGGGCACTGTAAAATTTCAGTAAAACTTGTGGACATCAATGATAACTCACCAGAAGTCTCAATCACGTCTCTTTCACTTCCCATTCGAGAGGATGCTCCACTGGGCACTGTCATTGCTCTCATTACGGTGGCCGACCGTGACTATGGTGCCAATGGACAGGTGACCTGCACCCTGATCCCCCAAGACCTCTTCAAACTGGTGTCCACCTTTAAGAATTACTATTCACTCGTGTTGGACAGTGTCTTGGATCGCGAGAGCATGGCGAACTATGAGGTGGTGCTGACTGCGACGGATGGGGGTTCGCCTTCGCTGTCGACCATGGCTAGCGTGTCCGTGGAGGTGGCCGACGTGAACGACAACGCGCCCGCGTTCCCACAGCCCGAGTACACGGTGTTCGTCAAGGAGAACAACCCACCCGGTTGCCACATCTTCACCGTGTCTGCGTGGGACGCGGACGCGCAGGAGAACGCGCTAGTGTCCTACTCGCTGGTGGAGAGGAGGGTGGGCGAGCGAGCTCTGTCGAGCTACGTGTCGGTGCACGCGGAGAGCGGCAAGGTGTACGCGCTGCAGCCGCTGGACCACGAGGAGCTGGAGCTGCTGCAGTTCCAAGTGAGCGCGCGCGACGCGGGCGTGCCGCCCCTGGGCAGCAACGTGACGCTGCAGGTGTTCGTGCTGGACGAGAACGACAACGCGCCTGCGCTGCTGCCGCCCGGGCCAGGCGGAGGACCCAGCGCGGTGAGCCAGGTGGTGTCGAAGTCCGTGGACGCGGGCCACGTGGTGGCGAAGGTGCGCGCGGTGGACGCGGACTCGGGCTACAACGCGTGGCTGTCGTACGAGCTGCAGCCGGCGGCGGGTGGCGCGCGCAGCCCGTTCCGCGTGGGGCTGTACAGCGGCGAGATCAGCACGACGCGCGCCCTGGACGAGGCGGACGCGCCGCGCCAGCGCCTGCTGGTGCTGGTGAAGGACCACGGCGAGCCGGCGCTGACGGCCACGGCCACCGTGCTGCTGTCGCTGGAGGACAGCGGCCAGGCGCCCAAGGCCTCTTCGCGGGCGTTGTCTGGTGCAGCTGGCGCAGAGACGGCGTTAGTGGATGTGAACGTGTACCTGATCGTCGCCATCTGCGCGGTGTCCAGCCTGTTGGTGCTCACGCTGCTGCTGTACACGGCGCTGCGGTGCTCGGCGCCGCCCAGCGAGGGCGCGTGCGGGCCGGTGAAGCCCAGGCTGGTGTGCTCCAGCGCGGTGGGGAGCTGGTCTTACTCGCAGGAGAGGCGGCAGAGG TGTGCTCTGGGGAGGGGCCGCCCAAGACCGACCTCATGGCCTTCAGTCCTAGTCTGCCTCAAGGTCCAGGCTCAGCGGACGAAAGACAACAACTCTCCGAATCGGAACAATTCGGAAAG